CGCGTCGTTCGGGAAATCCTTGCGGTAGGCCTCGAGCGCCACCCGGGCCTCGTCGGTCTGTCCGATCAGGCGGTTGCACAGCGCCAGGTTGTAGCGCGACGCCGCGCGCACGTCGGGCGCCGCGGAATCCTCGAGCACGTGCGTGAACGCGATCGCCGCCTGCGAGTAGTCCTTGGCTTCGAACTTCATGAGCCCGAGCCGGAAGTGGACGGTCGGTGCCAGCTCGCTGTTCGGGAAGAACGACAGGAACTGCTCGTAGGCCAGCCGCGCGTCGTCGGTCGCCTTGGCGAGCGCATAGGCGTCGGCGAGCAGGAACTGCGCATGATCGGCGGCCGAATAGCCGGGGAATTGGCTGACCACGCGGCGGAACTGCTCGGCCGCCTCCTTGTACTTCTTCTCGCCGTAGAGTCGCTTGGCGATCTGGAAACGGGCATCCGCGGCGAACGGGCTGCTCGGATACTGCTCGACCAGCTTCTCGAGCGTCTGCGAGCCGCCCGCGCTCTGGCTGAGGCGGTAGAGCGCGCGCTCGGTGCCGCGCGCCGCTTCCTTGGCCGCCGGCGTGCCGGGGAAGCGCTCGGTCACGGCCGCGTAACCGGCGAGCGCGTCGGCATCGTGGCCGGCGTTGTATTCGCACTGAGCCAGGCGCAGCATCGCCAGCGACGCCGCCGAGCTGCCGGCGAAGTGCTGGAGCAGGCCTTTGTACGCGCGCTTGGCTTCGGCGTAGCGCTCGGCCTGGAAGTAGACGTCGCCGGCGCGCGCCCAAGCGCGCTCCGCAAGCGGCGACGTCGCGCTGTCGCGCATGATCGTCTCCCAGCGGTCGACGGCGTCCCCGGCGCGATCGATGCGCAGGTACGCGAGCCCCGCCTGGTAGAGCGCCAGCAGGCGCTTCGGATGGGCCGGGAAGCGCTTGAGGAAGTCCTCGTACGCGGCCGCGGCGTCGCGATAGCGCTTCTGGTTGAAGCGCTCGTGGGCGATGTCGAGCACGGCGGCCGAGATGATGCGCACGTCGCCTCGCGCCCCCCAGCGCGCCAGCAGCCGCTCTTCGGTGGCGATCGCCAGGCTGTCCTGTCCCTGCCGCGCGTACGTCCACGCCAGGAGCTTCGTGGCCGAAGCGCCGACGGGATGATCGGGGAACTCACGCATCAGCGTCTCGAGCGTCTGCTGGGCCAGCGGGTAACGGCCCATCGCCGCCGACGCGTCGGCGTCGATCAGCAGCGCGTACGCCCGCCACGGCGAGCGGCTGCTCGGCATCTTCTCCAGCAGCACGTGCGGCGCGCCCGAGAGCTGGCCCAGGTCGCCGGCCCTGTGATAACAGAGCTCGAGCAGGCACAGCGCGGCTTCGACCAGCTCCTGGTGCTCGGGTTTCGCGAACACCACGTGCCCGGCCTGGTCCTTGGTGGTGGCGTAGCGATCGAGCACCAGCTGGAAGTAGGGCGCGGCCGCCATCGGCTTGTTCTGCTCCATCAGGCCGACTCCCGCGAGATACGCTGCGGCCGGGGCTTCGGGCTCGAGCGGATAGCCCGACACCACCGCTTGGTAGCTGCCTGTCGCGTCGGCGCGACGGCCCAGCGCATCGAGCGAGCGCGCCACGCGGTACTGCGCGCTGGCCGCCACCTTGTGCTGGAAGTATTGCGAGAGCACGCGGTTGAACTCGACGATCGCCTCGGCGGGCTTGCCCTGGGCGACCAGGGCTTCACCCACCAGGAACTGAGCGCGCGCCGCGACGTCGCTGCCGCCGTGGGTTTCGGCGATGCCGCGCATCAGATAGAGCGCGCTGTCCGTAGCACCGGTCAGGAACACCGAGCCCGCCGCGCGCAGCTCGGCCTCACGCTTCACGGCCGCGTCCTTGACCTTGCCGGCCACCCGCGTGAACTCCTCGGCGGCGCTGCGATAGTCGCGCGCGGCGAGGAACGAATTGGCCTTGCCGAGCAGCGCGTGGTCGCGCAGGGGCGAATCGGGATAGCGCTCCGCCACTTCCTGGAAGGCCGCCGCGGCCTTGAGGCGCGAGCCTTCCGCGTCGAAGCACAGGGCCTTGAGGTACGTCGCGACCGCGCCGGTCGGCTTCGGTCCGAGCAGGATGAGGGCTTCGCCCGACTTGCCGGAGAGATGCGCCGCCGTGGCGCGCGCCAGGATCAGCCGCGGGTTCTTCTCCATCCACGGCGCGCCGGACGTGACGGTGGCGAGCAGCTTCACCGCCGCCGGGACGTCGCCGCGGCGCATCGCGTTCCACGACTGGCCGAGCCGCGCGGCGGGGATCAGCGGGCTACTGGGGAATCGCTTTTCCCATTTCACCCATTCGCGCGCGGCCTCGGCGTCACGGCCCGCCGCCTCCATCGCCTCGATCGCGGCGAATGCCGCGTCGTCGGCGAACGGCCCTTTGCCGTCCCCTACCGCTTCCCCGAACGCCTGCGCGGCCTGGGGATAGTTCCCGAGCTCGTACTCGACCGCTCCCGAGAGGAATCGGGCCGCGGACTTGCGGTCGGCATCCAGGCCACCACGCACGACCTGCGCCACGGATTGCTGGGTCTGCTGGAGCGCGGCCAGACGGTCGGCTTCTGCCAGCAGTCGGTTTTGTTCGAAAGCATTCCCTACCTCCTGGAGCGATGGCGCGGCCTCGGACGAGCGCCGCGCGCCATGCACCGGCGCCGCCGCCGTCAACAGCAGAGCGGCGGCGGTCAGGATCCTGCGTGCCGGAACCGGCCGGATCACTTGACGTCCTCCGGCACGGCGCCCTGCACTGGAATCACGGGCACCGTTCCTTCGGGACCGGTGGTCGAGATCTCGAGCGTGCGGGCGGTCGCCAGCAGGGCGCGGCCCTCACGGTCCTTCACCGACAACCGGTAGCGGTAGACGCCGTCCGCCAGCGGCATACCGGTCTCGTCCTTGCCGTCCCACTGCACGTGCGCCGGGGGCTGGCCCTTGC
Above is a genomic segment from Candidatus Eisenbacteria bacterium containing:
- a CDS encoding tetratricopeptide repeat protein, encoding MIRPVPARRILTAAALLLTAAAPVHGARRSSEAAPSLQEVGNAFEQNRLLAEADRLAALQQTQQSVAQVVRGGLDADRKSAARFLSGAVEYELGNYPQAAQAFGEAVGDGKGPFADDAAFAAIEAMEAAGRDAEAAREWVKWEKRFPSSPLIPAARLGQSWNAMRRGDVPAAVKLLATVTSGAPWMEKNPRLILARATAAHLSGKSGEALILLGPKPTGAVATYLKALCFDAEGSRLKAAAAFQEVAERYPDSPLRDHALLGKANSFLAARDYRSAAEEFTRVAGKVKDAAVKREAELRAAGSVFLTGATDSALYLMRGIAETHGGSDVAARAQFLVGEALVAQGKPAEAIVEFNRVLSQYFQHKVAASAQYRVARSLDALGRRADATGSYQAVVSGYPLEPEAPAAAYLAGVGLMEQNKPMAAAPYFQLVLDRYATTKDQAGHVVFAKPEHQELVEAALCLLELCYHRAGDLGQLSGAPHVLLEKMPSSRSPWRAYALLIDADASAAMGRYPLAQQTLETLMREFPDHPVGASATKLLAWTYARQGQDSLAIATEERLLARWGARGDVRIISAAVLDIAHERFNQKRYRDAAAAYEDFLKRFPAHPKRLLALYQAGLAYLRIDRAGDAVDRWETIMRDSATSPLAERAWARAGDVYFQAERYAEAKRAYKGLLQHFAGSSAASLAMLRLAQCEYNAGHDADALAGYAAVTERFPGTPAAKEAARGTERALYRLSQSAGGSQTLEKLVEQYPSSPFAADARFQIAKRLYGEKKYKEAAEQFRRVVSQFPGYSAADHAQFLLADAYALAKATDDARLAYEQFLSFFPNSELAPTVHFRLGLMKFEAKDYSQAAIAFTHVLEDSAAPDVRAASRYNLALCNRLIGQTDEARVALEAYRKDFPNDARAAEVAFQLGDLDEVAGKLDEAMSEFKTALASRPSASLAIEIHYRVGRLHEQKGETTAALRAYEGAVAAPDRDHPYRLSAVARSAALYEAKKDFPRALAAYRDIMRNAKDPELVAAAEDRATALSRGR